Below is a genomic region from Agelaius phoeniceus isolate bAgePho1 chromosome 11, bAgePho1.hap1, whole genome shotgun sequence.
TGTTGATCAAGTATAATAATGCTTAGAGCATGGAAAATTGTGGTTCATTTTTCAGAATTGAGTGAAGTATTGTAAATGTAATATGAAATAGTCAATCTGCTGTCCTCATATTTGTCAGTGAGTAAGAATGTATTGACTTCTGTACTAACCTTTCAGCTAACAGTGTCTGTTTTTCTTACTTTGACACGAGAACTGGATGATTAACTTGtgtcctctttctttctctgctgtctTCAATAGAGCATGCATCATTTTGAACGTGAATTTTCGGAAAAGTAAGCTAATGCTGATTTATCTCTTTAAAGATGCTCTGTTTCTGAATGGGAAAGTTGGATGCAAATCTTGAAGTTGCTTAGTATTGGGAgggaatagaagaaaaaaaatctgagtgtTCTTACagattattttaatgaaatacagCATCTTTAAAAACTAtcactaaaattattttctttgttcacATCCCATTCTCAGCCAAGTTTTTAATGCTGTTTACACAATTGCTGTCACTTTAAATTCATAATTAAGTTTTTGTTTCAATTCAGGCATCAAGTTTACAACATCTGATTTACTTCCTATTCCTTTTAACACACTCTTTTAACAAAAATGTCCCTCTAAAAACCCTTGGTAAGTTCTTGTTTGAGTGTTTTATTCTTACAACTGCATGAATGAATAAAATGTGTGTTTGCAGGCAACGTTCTTCAGCATTGGTATTGGAAGGGCCTAGTGATAGCTAAGCACTTGTTTCAAATGTTTTTTCTAGTAAATACAGGAAAAGATTTCACTGTAGGGCAGAACAATTTCACCTGTAGATGTAAATGTGTATGAATGCATGTTTGTGAACTCAGATTTCTTTTGCACCACTCGTGTCAAGAAGGGAAGGACAGCTTGGTGTTGATTACCGAACTGAAGTGAGTGGATTTGAAGATTTTTGAATCATGCTCTTAATTAACAGGTTCAATATATAATGCTCATAGCTAGTCAGATGCCATTCTGAACCCTGAGTGTATTTATgtctcacagcagagctcaagTGTAAGCTGTAATTCTCTGTTAGCAGTTTCCCAAGAGTTCAACTACGTGATGTTGTCAGCAGCTCAATTTCAGTAATAGTGAGTCCTGAGGAATTTAACAATTTTCCAGGAAGAAAGGTGATCTCTACCCCTACTTCCCTGTCTTTTCTATTCTTGTAAAATAACCAGACCAAAATTTGAAGATAACACCTGGAATCTTGGCCTACTAATACTTAGTGATCCAAGcattttgtgtcttttttgCCCTCTGTGTCAAATGTGCCTTCTTTCACACACGTTATCACTGTATTTGTATTCCCTGGCCACTGCTTTCGTGGTCATTCCCTATTGCATCTTGTACAACTGCTTGCATGGTCTCTTTCAGCCTCACCTTACAATTCCAGACAAAAATCTTGTCTTTGTTCTCTGCAGTTCTTGCATCTCTTCGATGCCATTTCTTTTGTGATGCTCTTGGTGCTTTCACAGCAGTTTGCATGATCTGTTTGGAGTTAGGTTGGTGCACCAGTCCTGCAGGGTCCTGCTCTGACCACTCCAACCACTAAATGGCTACTTGGACTGCTCTTGGTCTTGTTCTTCCTTTGGACAAGTGCCAAGTTTTTGTTTCCTGGCATCCATCCACAAGAGAAACAGGACTCTAATGCTGGGAATGTTTGTCAGTATTCCTAACAGTAAATTGATGTACATCTTTAGCAAATGTAAAAAGCAGATTTGTGTAAGTTAGAAGGCCCTAGTATGCAatttgtttcagtttgtgctGCCACTGTGTGAAGTTTTGGTTACCTCAGAAAGCAGTTGATTCACGTGGAACAGGCAGGTTAAATTGTTTCAGTTGATCTCTGGTGTTTCTATTAGGACTTGAGTATTTCCTCTGGAAGGGAAGAGAGTGAAGATGAGCTCAATGTACTTCAACGCTTTGTTTTCACAGAAGGCTTTTGTGCCAATGAGAATTTCTCCTGAAGAGCTGGAAGTGCTACAGTCACAGCACATATTAATGTACACTGCCAAAATTGGATGCTTTATGTGAATACTCTGCATCTTGAGCTTGCTCTCATATGGGAAAAGCCTTTCTTCAAAGACTGGTACAGATAGAAAATTAAGGAGTTTTGAATTATATCTTTCATCTAGTATAACTGCTTGTTTTAAAAACAGCAGTCTGTTTTTACTTCACTTGTTAGCCTAAAACAAATTGTTGATGAGGAATTGACAGACAAATGGAGCACAGAGGACTTttgtctgctttttttcctgtagttGAGCTTTATCAAATCCCTTTTGAGTCTGAGTGGCATAATGTTACATAATTACTTGATATTTGCTCACCTCTACTTGATATTTGTTCACTTCAGGAACAACAGTCTCTTGGTTGCCTTCATGTTGTTTTCCTTGCCCCGTATCACAGTTCTTGCCATTTACCAATATATTCCTCTTTGTAGGTCAGAGCTACTGGAAGCAAGTGTTAATAGGTGCCATTTGTCTCTTCAGTCTTCCTATGGCATAACTCATGATCTAGATGATGGTGTTCAAATTCACTGCTGAGCAGTACCAGGATATTAATCTTTATGTCCCTACTCCTTCCAGAACATGAGACAAGATGGCCCATTGTTATTTGACTGGTGTAGCAGTGAtggtgcagcagggctgcacaaGATCAGGGTGCTTGGGAGAGTGCCTGGGGTGAATGAGGGAGGCCACTTGCCTGGGTCTGAACTGCCAGGAAACAGCTCCATGCAGGCCCTCACTGCTGCACATTCCACTGTGGGCTCTGGCTTCCCAGGGAGTCAGGATGTGCAAGCTGAGCTTGGATGAGAAGCAGAAAGTGGATGTGGCTGGCAGAGAGAGCAAGGGACAGAGTACAAATGTGGGAACAGGAGAGGCAGGCTGGAGGTGTGTGTGACAAGTGTTGTGATTCATTCAGTCTGTCAAAACAACCATGTGTTACAACATATTTGGAGAAAGTCAAACAGAACTTTGGAAGTGTAAAACACTTCCAGAAAACTCTATCTGCAGTTAGTACTCTAAAAATGAAGTATAATCTGGCCAAGCGAAATGGTCATCACAGATACTACAGGGATGTGGTTCTTCATTCACAGGATTGTAAAGTGAGTTATATAAGAACAGGAATTAAATTTTGCTTCCAGTCTTTGTTACTGTTCATGTCCCAAAGAACAAACTGCCTCACTAGGGACAAGCAGGAGAAGCTGAACCTGGGAAGTCCCGTTCAGTGATCTCCGTTTTCCTTGGTGCAAGATCACACATGAGTCATGTTTTGCATCTGAGTCCTGAGGCCCTTCAGGCTTCATTTCAGAGGTATCTCAGATGCCATGATATCTCACCTGCAGATAGAGGGATTGTATCACTTTGGCATTTTCCATCTGTTCTGTTCTTCACACTCCACTGGCATTCAAGGGATGATGGGACTAGTGCAGGACTGACCAAGTCCAGCCGGGCAGCCTCAGGCCTCTGGGGCAGGACATGCCCGGCGTAACCAAACTCCATCTTCTCTCCCCAACTCCTCAGGAGCATCGTCCAtacccccagccccacccctGCCGCCCCTGCCGCCAGCAGCTCCGCCCCCGGGCTCAGAGGTGAGCGCGGAGGTGCCCCCGGCCCGACCCGAGGTCAGCGCCAGCCGAggagccctgctcagctccatccAGAACTTCCAGAAAGGAACTCTGAAGAAAACGCAGACGTGCGACTACAGCGCTCCCAGGATCAGCTGAGGCCGCCGGTCACTCCAGGATTCaattccctctccccctcctgTGCTGCCCCTCCTGACCCAGCAGCacacggcagctgcagctcccctctccctggtttcagcactgccctgccctgcccgagctgctctgccctgctggggtgAGTACTCCGGGTCTTCACTTGGCTGCAGGAACTGGGTTCTCCAGCTACAGCTCCAGGGGTACACCAGCTCCTGTACAGCTGaacaaaaaatctgaaataggAATGACCACGATGATGGTAAATTATTGCATTTTTCCTAGCTCCATTCCACCCTATTTTTCGAATTACAGGAATGTAGTTTTAGTCTGCTCAGTTTTTCAACTCTTTTCATGCACTTGTAACTCATCTTAATTCTTGCTGCATGGAGTCAACAATTTGTTTTACATAATCCAATCCTTGAAACATACTGCACAGGTGAGGGAACTGGAGAATTAAATCTTATTCCCACCATGTTTTGCTGGTGGAGTTAAAATGCTGTCTCATGAAGCTTGTTTAAATGGACATCCTACCTGCAACTCTAGGGGAAAGTGTTTTTAAATGAGGAAGCAGTTGAAGTGGGAGGTTATAGGCCACTGGGATGTTATTGTTGatttaattaaatgaaaagtTACTTCAAGTTAATTCTATCATTTAAACTTTATTGCAAGATCCTTTGATTTAAAACCTTAAACAAATTGCACTTTAAAGGATTATAGATaatccatttttttaaattcaagtaCATCAGTGTTTGTTACTATGCAGAGAATGTCTGTACAAAGTTTCATGTAACCTGTGatattcatttttattaaaatgttaatggAATTCCTTCAGCAGCATGTGGTGGGTATGTCCCAGTGGGATTCAACCTCCAAGCCAGACCTCCCAAGAACTGAGCAGCACCTCTGCTAAAGGAAATACCCTGGGGAGTATTCCTGGCTCTGCAGAAACAGGACCCCAGCTCTTCTGCCTGCTTACAGAAGATCCTCTCCCCCCATTTACccgaggggcagagcagcccctgctgcacaGGCTCCTCCAGGCAGCTTTCCCTCTGTACCAGAAGCTGCTGAGGGaagcctggcagagctccctgggatCTCCAAAAGGCTGCTCTGAATGTGTCCCAGCTCTTCATACACACTCCACACACCTGCTGCTTAGGCTCAGTGCAGCTGAATAAACTCATTTTGCACTGCAAGAGCTATAGTAAGAGTGTGCTGTTGTCAGCCCAGGtgagaagttaaaaaaaaaaaaaaaaaaaaaaaaccacaaaaaacttGAATAGTAAAAGCAAAGCATCTGggcattttttttaatcactgtcATGTGGCAGCTAGTAAGGAAAAATTAGGTACTGTTTCCCATCACATAGTGGAAAGGTTCAGGATCTTTATTTTAGCTCTTGTACAGAAGCCTTTCTGCATGTGCAGAGTGCTCTTCAAAGCAGACACAGCCACCATCTTTaacccagccctgggctgccacagcctcagctcagagctgcagtgaACTACTgcactgaggggctgggctTCAGTGATCAGCCTGATCATTGCTCTCTAACGAGCCTTGCAACCACAGGCTCCTGCAGCTGTACAGCGTTCAAggcctgctcctgctctctgcagctctgcactcAATCACTGCTGCAGCAGGTTCAACACAGCTCCTCTGGTACTTGCAAGACAAGTAAAACCAGAGGATTTTTCCCTCATGCTGAGTTTACAACAGGGTTTCTccacaaacagcagcactgaccCAGCTGTACTGTTGAACAAACAAGCATTACCACATGGTTGCAGACATAAAGTGTGGCTTGGGGGGGTAACCCCATATAAATAGTTTGGGAGGTCACTATACTTTCCCCACTGTACAAAAGATCATGGAGCTTATACAACAGAAATTATGCATACAACATGCCCAACACCAAGAATGCCTTGTAGAGCAGGATTTTAAAACATCTATTTACAACTTATATATTCAAAGCTTTTTTCACTGCAAATACTATATCCTTCACTTGAGGTATGCTGTTATCCTCTAAGATTTTTGCATAAGGCATGGGGACATCAGCACCGGTGACACGCACAGCTGGAGCATCCAGGTAGTTAAAGGCAGGCCCTGAAACAGAAGACAGTGTCAGGTTGCCAAGTACTATGCTTTATCTTGATTTAATTTCTGAATCTTACTCTATTGAAACAATTTTGTTCCTGTAGCTCTAATAGTCCAGAAATGAAgtgttctgccttttttttgttcatGCACTCTGGGGTTTGGTTACCCACCCAATGAAAATCTCTAGAGTAAGACAGCTCCACTCCTCTGATGTAACCTCTAACTCTGCTTTTGCCTGGCTTCATCAAGAATAATCAGGATTTAGAATAGGGAATGAGATCAGTGTGTTGTGAAACTCAGTACCTTCCATGATCCTGGCACAGATTTCAGCTCCTACTCCAAACTGGGGCCAACCTCCTTCTACAGTGACCAGATGGTTTGTCTTGACCACGCTGGCTTCCACCGTCTCTATGTCCATCGGTCGAATGGTTCGCAGGTTTATGacctggggaaaggcagagtgtgagcctggctgtgccctgagcctgtgagctgtgcccagagcctgtgagctgagcctgtgagctgtgcccagagcctgtgagctgagcctgtgagctgtgccctgagcctgtgaactgtgccctgagcctgtgagctgtgccctgagcctgtgagctgtgccctgagcctgtgagctgtgccctgagcctgtgAACTGTGCCCTGAGCGTGagagctgtgccctgagcctgtgccctgagcctgtgccctgaGCGTgtgagctgtgccctgagcgtgtgagctgtgccctgagcaTGTGCCCTGAACCTGTGAGCTGTGCCCTGAACCTGTGACCTATGAGCTGTGCCCTGAGCGTgtgagctgtgccctgagcctgtgAGCTGTGCCCTGAACCTGTCAGCCAAGACTGTCTGGGTACAGGGCCCCTCAGCACTTCCAGCTGTTCTGACTCCGAAGACAAGActtaataaataatttctaacTCAGAAACATGAAAGGCACATGCTGTTAGGGCACTTGCAAGTATTAAGACCCTTGTAGTTAATACATGAAGTTTTGCAGAACTTGAACAAGTAGATGCTACTTTCCCTCCCCCCCCTCCACttcagggaaagagaaaagtaaCCCAAACCTCACTCACCTCACACTCTACACCTTCTTTAGAAAGTACAGCAGCTGCTTCCAAACAATGGCCAACAGGTCTTGAGTGTGCCACTAATGTAACATGAGTTCCTACAACAGAAACAAGAGTTAGAAAAAACTTCTGGAGATCTGAAGCTTTTTTCTAGACCTCAGGTTCCTTTCAAGGTAGCATTAGGATTCACTTGCAAATTTTAGGTTCTTAGATTTATTTGAAATACTGAGCCCAGACACAGTATGAAGAGATGAAGGACCATGTTAAGACACAAATTTTGCCCTTGAATTCAGGGAACTGAAGAGGTATTTAATAGAGTTTTCAGATTATCCTATTCAAATATTCATATGATTCAGAGGCAAATTATGAAAAAGTGGGCAGAAACACTACAATGAtctctttttgcatttttgacCAAAATCACATACTTAGGTGAGGTAAAAACTGTTTCAGCCATCACCTACCCAATCTGTACTACAGAACAAATCCTTTATGGAATCCTTTGGAAGGGTATAGTTTAAGCTGAGATATGGACAATCAGGTAGTATTTCCTTGTAAGGGCAACAGAACATGAAACCACACTACTGGATAAAAGAACATTTGAATACTTAACATTTGAAATACTTTTCTGTACCCTGAATAGACGAGAGGTTAAGAAAAGACTCCAAGCATGTCAATTAATACAGAAACAAATGCATTCTCAGCTTACCTTGCTTTTCTATTTTAGCTTTCCCAATGGGAATAACAAATTCCTTTGACTGTGCCTGTTCGGACATTTCAAAGGGAACACCATAGAGTAATTCACTTTCCAGCACCACAACTAGAAGGAAACATACTTGGATTAGTGTGtacagctgcaggcacaggccTGCACTGACCATTAACAGTCCTGCAACTCAAGACAGCAAACCCACCCAGGCAACAAGGGAGCGAGGACTGtttgcagaaagaattaaaaaaaaaaaaaaagaagtaaatctAAGTTTTTACTTCAAtaatgaattatttaaaaaaacttcTACAACGACTCTGAAATGAGGTGAGTCATTTTACTTTTGGTACATGACAGTACAATCACTAGTTTTAGAAAGGTCTCatatttttaattactgtttGTGAAAAAATAAAGTCAAAGGTTGCCCTGCTCTTGAATAAGGACATTCTGAATTTATAATTTGAATTTCATGACCTGTAAATTTGAGTTACATAGGCACTATAAATGCAggaatgtaatgtaatataataatTCTCCTAACTCATCTTCACCCTTTTTAACCCCTTTATGATAGATTTGTAAATACTCCCAGGTTTCCTCGTTGATACCAAACTAGAACTAAAACTGTGCACCTGGCAGCAGCATAAAATCAGTCTACTGTCAGCATGGCAGGGGACTGTTATGTGGCAGCTAGTAAGGAAAAATCAGGTATTGTTTCCCATCACATAGTGAAAAGGTTCAGGATTATTTCAGCTCTTGTACAGAAGCCTTTCTGCATGCTCAGAGTCCTCTCCAAACCAGACACAGCCACCATCTCTTaacccagccctgggctgtcaCAGCCTCTCctcagagagaaagagaaaagcatgAATCCCTCTGTGTCTTTTCACATACCCTAAAACTGCAGTAAGCCAACCTTGAGTGCTTCAGGGTTTAACCAATCTTTGTTTTGTGGGTAAAACCAGACACTCCTTAGGATCGACTGCCAGGCATTGCTATGACCTGCTCGTGCCCACCTGGATTGTCATCCCGGATGGATGCTTTCAGCAGCCCTTTGGCATCCTCGGAGCTCCAGGGGCTGACGACTTTGAGGCCGGGGCAGTGGCCGTACCAGGCAGCGAAGCACTGCGAGTGCTGGGCGGCCACGCCCGCCGAGGCGCCGTTGGGGCCGCGGAACACGATGGGCACGGGGATGGAGCCGGCAGACATGTAACAGGTCTTGGCAGCAGAGTTGATCACCTGATCGATCGCTTGCATCGAGAAGTTGAATGTCATGAATTCACACACTGGTCTCAACCCTGCCTATTAAATGTATTGAAATGTGGGTTTTTGACATAAAAACATGAAATATGTTTTTTGACATACAAACggtttaattttaaatactaGAAGTAGAGGAATGCAAATGTACAAACCATAGCAGCACCGACAGCGATTCCTGTAAAGCCCATCTGAAAAAGAGGGAAACCAAGGGATAAGGAccagggagcagctgatggAAGGATCACCAGCGTAGGAGAGAGGGCAGCCTCACCTCGGATATCGGGGTGTCGATCACCCTCTTGTCCCCGTACTTCTTCCAGAGACCCCTGGAGATCTGCAGGGTAGGAGAAAGGAGTCAGGGCCCGCCTGAAGCCCCTTCCCGGGCCGCCAGCGTCCCCCACATACCTTGTAGGCGCCATCGTACTGTGCCACCTCCTCGCCCAGCAGGAAGACGCGCTCGTCCCGCTCCAGCTCCTCATCGAGCGCCTGGTTCAGCGCGTCCCGCACGGTCACCTGCGAGACAGCGGCGGGCGGGCTGAGCGGGGACCCGCAGCCCACATGCCGGAGTCACCTCAGCCCAGCGGCCAAGTCACCTCActgcccgcccgccccggggcTGGACCCTTCCCTGAGGGGGCAGCCCTCCCCGCTACCTGTATGGCGGCGGGCGCGGACAGGCGGAGGCCCCTGCGCTGCTGGAGCCGCTGGAGCGGGGCCCGGGCGCCGCTGCCATGCGGGGCGAGGCGGGCGCCCAGCGCCAGGTGCCGCAGGGTCGCCGCagccgccgccatcttgcccGTGTCCTCTCGCCCTGGGCCGCCTGGCCCCGCCTCTCCGCGGCTCTCGCGAGAGGTTCCGCGGCGCGCGGGCGGCGGCGAGGAGTGCGCGGCCTTCTTGCGCCACTTCCGGCACCGGGGCCGTGCGGGGACCCCCGCGGGGCCGCGCGTGGCGCGCGCCCGAACGCCCCGCCCGCggccccggccgggcccgcGCAGCCCCGCGGGGACGCGCCCGCGGGGACGGGCCGGAACCGCCGGGCGGCCCCTGGGCGGCGGGAACGCGCGTCCCGGCCGCGCCCGTCCGCCCCGCCCCGTCACCGACCGCCGGGGCGGGGCCCGCCGGGACACTCCCCCGCGCCGTCCCCGCCCGCGCCGGCGGCTCCGCTCCGGGCTCGGGCACGGTCCCCGCCGCTGCTCCCGCCGGGCTCCGCCTCAGCGCCGAGAGCTGCACCCGTGAGtgccggggcgggcggggggcgcggggccgggcccggggctgccccggctCGGGGGGCGGTGCGGGGCGGGGGCCGCGGCCGCGGATGGCAGCGCGTCACGGCGGGAGCGGGGAGCGGGGCAGGTGCCGGGGTCCCGGGGCCGTGCCCGGCCGGGCAATGGGAGCGGAGGCCCCGCGTTCGCGTGGGGATGGGAGCGGTGTTACGGGTCCCGTTCCCGGTCGGGCGCGGGGGATGCCCGGTGGGAGCGGCGGTGCCGGCGGTGAGCCCGGGCAGGGAGGCGGCGGGACCCGGGCGTTTGCTCTGGACCGGGAGGGGAGCGGGTCCTGCTTCCCCAGCgggagaggaggcagagctgggactcTGTTGTGGGGTGGGGGTCAGGCCGTGGGCTCGCGGGTCACTTGCGggagag
It encodes:
- the PDHB gene encoding pyruvate dehydrogenase E1 component subunit beta, mitochondrial; the encoded protein is MAAAAATLRHLALGARLAPHGSGARAPLQRLQQRRGLRLSAPAAIQVTVRDALNQALDEELERDERVFLLGEEVAQYDGAYKISRGLWKKYGDKRVIDTPISEMGFTGIAVGAAMAGLRPVCEFMTFNFSMQAIDQVINSAAKTCYMSAGSIPVPIVFRGPNGASAGVAAQHSQCFAAWYGHCPGLKVVSPWSSEDAKGLLKASIRDDNPVVVLESELLYGVPFEMSEQAQSKEFVIPIGKAKIEKQGTHVTLVAHSRPVGHCLEAAAVLSKEGVECEVINLRTIRPMDIETVEASVVKTNHLVTVEGGWPQFGVGAEICARIMEGPAFNYLDAPAVRVTGADVPMPYAKILEDNSIPQVKDIVFAVKKALNI